One part of the Panulirus ornatus isolate Po-2019 chromosome 73, ASM3632096v1, whole genome shotgun sequence genome encodes these proteins:
- the Tango2 gene encoding transport and Golgi organization protein 2 homolog — protein sequence MCLLFVYINPSPKEGEYKIVLVNNRDETYIRPAKPAHMWDCRVIGGMDAEEGKEGGTWLGISEAGKIGCLMNIFQPVEDFQDNVAPRGFIVVNYLQTEESGPDYMENIAKSGVIFNHFNLVTLDPGEESYNASYYNSQINAHQKLESGVHGFGNCQINTPFKKVQKGQRKLKEIIEEYGKLECEEQLISELFTMMQDTTKNFPDKQLIEQGRGHSEEFVKNLSSIYVSCPSHDYGTRTTTAILVDHTDRIVFREKTMQQPITLDALRWEVNTFSFFVRKMDHLFAKKNLGLKNE from the exons ATGTGTTTACTGTTCGTGTATATAAACCCCAGCCCTAAGGAGGGAGAATATAAAATTGTACTGGTGAATAACCGTGATGAGACATACATAAGGCCAGCCAAACCAGCACACATGTGGGATTGTAGGGTAATAGGAG GTATGGATGCTGAagaaggcaaggagggaggaacatgGTTAGGCATTTCGGAAGCTGGTAAGATTGGCTGCTTGATGAATATCTTTCAACCTGTAGAAGACTTTCAGGATAATGTAGCTCCAAGAGGCTTCATTGTAGTTAATTATCTTCAGACTGAGGAAAGTGGGCCAGATTACATGGAAAACATAGCAAAATCTGGGGTTATATTCAATCATTTTAATTTAGTGACATTAGATCCAGGAGAAGAATCCTATAATGCATCATATTATAATAGTCAGATAAATGCTCACCAGAAACTTGAATCGGGAGTTCATGGATTTGGTAACTGCCAGATCAACACACCATTCAAAAAAGTTCAAAAAGGTCAGAGGAAACTGAAAGAGATCATAGAAGAGTATGGGAAGTTAGAGTGTGAGGAACAACTTATCAGTGAACTCTTTACTATGATGCAAGATACTACCAAGAATTTTCCTGACAAGCAGTTGATAGAGCAGGGCCGAGGTCACAGTGAAGAATTTGTGAAGAACCTCTCGAGCATATATGTCTCATGTCCCTCTCATGACTATGGAACCAG AACAACAACAGCCATCCTAGTTGACCATACAGATAGAATCGTGTTCAGAGAGAAGACAATGCAGCAGCCAATCACCCTGGATGCACTCAGATGGGAAGTAAATACTTTCAGTTTCTTTGTAAGGAAAATGGATCATTTGTTTGCAAAAAAAAATCTGGGTTTGAAGAATGAATAA